A window from Zingiber officinale cultivar Zhangliang chromosome 7A, Zo_v1.1, whole genome shotgun sequence encodes these proteins:
- the LOC121999570 gene encoding protocadherin-15-like, with the protein MATGDYHSMPSVFKVPKRRRTERRHPSPLSDSSLTEDEEECILALLELSRAPPIHDDEMTPAEEERSPLSPPEVEQLSQPLSPPEVEKRSQSLPSPSPSPPKQQQELSPISLPSLSQQDKPLPPPPPAERDLHPLLPQQNQPFSPPPPADRYLPPLPPSLPAQTPSLVLCPMPLQCYRPPLLPPQPPIQRPSPFVSLAPTQHSQARYVCSECGKVFSSYQALGGHKTSHRKLPAENRAAESAAVVTGAADQNKPHTCSLCSKSFATGQALGGHMRAHYEGNKQQATAENRLMAGPSSSLTECSTAKGLRIDLNQPAMPEAEWAKEEEAVSSHPAAVATSHPPRFFTFF; encoded by the coding sequence ATGGCGACCGGCGATTACCATTCTATGCCGTCCGTCTTCAAGGTGCCTAAGCGCAGGCGAACAGAGCGTCGCCACCCATCGCCTCTGTCGGATTCTTCGCTTACCGAAGACGAGGAGGAGTGTATCCTCGCGCTCCTGGAATTATCAAGGGCTCCGCCCATTCACGATGACGAGATGACTCCGGCAGAGGAAGAAAGGTCCCCGCTTTCACCGCCGGAGGTGGAGCAACTGAGTCAGCCGCTTTCGccaccggaggtggagaaacggAGCCAGTCGCTTCCGTCGCCATCCCCGTCTCCACCAAAACAGCAGCAAGAGTTGTCTCCAATTTCACTGCCGTCGCTGTCGCAGCAGGACAAGCCACTTCCACCGCCTCCTCCGGCGGAGAGAGACTTACATCCTCTTCTGCCGCAACAGAACCAACCGTTTTCGCCACCTCCTCCGGCGGACAGatacttacctcctcttcctccgtCTCTGCCAGCGCAAACGCCGTCTCTGGTTTTGTGCCCGATGCCACTACAATGTTATCGACCTCCACTGCTTCCGCCGCAGCCGCCGATCCAACGACCGTCTCCGTTTGTATCTCTGGCTCCGACACAGCACAGCCAGGCGCGTTATGTATGTTCCGAGTGCGGTAAGGTGTTCTCTTCCTACCAGGCCTTGGGGGGCCACAAAACCAGCCACCGGAAGCTCCCTGCCGAAAACAGGGCCGCCGAGTCAGCGGCCGTCGTCACCGGAGCAGCAGACCAAAACAAGCCTCACACTTGCTCTTTGTGCTCCAAGTCGTTCGCGACGGGGCAAGCGCTAGGCGGGCACATGAGGGCTCACTACGAGGGCAATAAACAGCAAGCCACAGCCGAGAACAGGCTTATGGCGGGGCCATCGTCTTCGCTGACTGAGTGCTCGACGGCGAAGGGCTTGAGAATTGACCTCAACCAGCCAGCGATGCCGGAAGCAGAATGGGCTAAGGAAGAGGAAGCGGTGAGCTCTCATCCGGCGGCAGTGGCCACGTCTCACCCTCCTCGCTTCTTTACTTTCTTTTAA